GGCTATCCAGCCTTCCTTAAGGGCCTTAACTAAAGCGTTAGTATCAACGACCTTTCCCCTCGCTATATTGATCAGTATGGCCGTCTTCTTCATCAGCTTGAGCCTCTCCTCATTTATCAAGTGGTAAGTTTCCCTCGTTAGGGGAACCGCTAAAACCACAAAGTCGCTCTCCCTTAGTAGATCCTCTAAGGGCTTAAACTCTGCGTTAAGCTCCCTCTCAACTTCTTCCTTTCTCGTCCTCGAGTAATAGAGGATCCTCATGTTGAATCCCTTAGCCCTCTTGGCTATTGCTTGCCCTATCCTTCCGAGTCCTATTATCCCTATGGTCTTACCGTAAACGTCGTACCCTAGGAACCATTTAGGATGCCAAGCAACCCCCCTCTTCTTCCACTCTCCGGATCTTACGAACCTATCTCCCTTTACAACATGCCTCGCGGTTGCTAGAAGTAGAGCAAACGCTAGATCGGCCGTTGCATCTGTCAAAACATCGGGCGTATTCGTCACGTAAATTCCCCTCTTCGTAGCTTCCTCGATATCTATATTATCATAGCCAACTGCATAGTTAGCCACTATCCTAAGCTTCGGTGCGTTCTCGAAGACTTCTTTATCTATCCTCTCGCTTAACATGGTAACTAGGGCATCAACTTCCTTAACCTTCTTAAGCAAGATCTCCCTGGGTATTTCCTTTTCATCCCCCCAGACTTCGACCTCAAATTCATCCTCCAACATCTTAATTCCAACCTCAGGGATTTCCCTCGTAATGAAAACTTTTGGTTTCATTTTACCCCCACCACTTTGTGATTTCAGCGGATTCCTTAAAAATGATAAGTGAAAATAATGATCGATGATAAGCGAGCTACTAAGGGTTAGAGAAGCTATAGAGAGGAAGAGAATCGATAAGGCCATAAAAATAGCCGAAAAAATTAGGGATTCCTACTGGAGATCTTACGCTCTTAAGTGGATAGCCCAGGAGTTAGCTAAAGATGATCCAAAGAAAGCTAGAGAGATAGCACTCTCGATCCCGATAATATCCCTTAGAAGGGATGCTTTACTCTACGTAACCTATGAGCTTGCGGAAGTCGGTAAGTTTAGGGATGCAGTTGAAACGGCCAAGATGATTGAGGATAAGTACACGAAGAGGAAAGCCTTCAGGAAGATAAGTACCGAGATAGCTGAAATACTGAAGAAGAGCAACTTGATTGAGGTTAACCTAAGCGATCTTGGCCTGGATGAAGAGGATATCCCCCTGCTAGAACCCCTCCCCGAAGGGATAAAGTACGAGAAGGGTAAGCTGATACTAACCGAGGATGTTTCCATAGTTAAGGGGATAGAAGAGGAGTCAAATGAAGTCGTTGAAGTTGGTGAGCCTAGCGTTAAGAGGAATGTTGTCACATTCGAGGAGAGGAGGGGTGAAAGGATTAACTTGGAGGATCTACCTGAACCCTTTAGATCTTCCTACCTCGAGGAGCTAGGATTGAGAAAGATTGAAGAAGGAAAGCTAGAGGAGGCCGTCAAGATCCTGGAGGAGCTGAAAGTTGGAGGACCCCTTCCAAGGTTATTATTTTTCGTAGGAAAGTGCAATGATCTTAGGAAGGTTGTTAGGCCTATAGATAGGCTGCTCCTAGTTTACAAGGCCTTTCTTCTGTACGATTATGAGGAAGCCTTCAGTGTTTTCAGCACACTCTTCCTGGATTTGATGGATAAAAATCCGTGGA
This Pyrococcus horikoshii OT3 DNA region includes the following protein-coding sequences:
- the gyaR gene encoding glyoxylate reductase gives rise to the protein MKPKVFITREIPEVGIKMLEDEFEVEVWGDEKEIPREILLKKVKEVDALVTMLSERIDKEVFENAPKLRIVANYAVGYDNIDIEEATKRGIYVTNTPDVLTDATADLAFALLLATARHVVKGDRFVRSGEWKKRGVAWHPKWFLGYDVYGKTIGIIGLGRIGQAIAKRAKGFNMRILYYSRTRKEEVERELNAEFKPLEDLLRESDFVVLAVPLTRETYHLINEERLKLMKKTAILINIARGKVVDTNALVKALKEGWIAGAGLDVFEEEPYYNEELFKLDNVVLTPHIGSASFGAREGMAELVAKNLIAFKRGEIPPTLVNREVIKIRKPGFE